A window from Gasterosteus aculeatus chromosome 14, fGasAcu3.hap1.1, whole genome shotgun sequence encodes these proteins:
- the pip5kl1 gene encoding phosphatidylinositol 4-phosphate 5-kinase-like protein 1, with translation MSAGGGGLGMSGHRQRSGTVKRRRWGGLRQQWKLLGVFEIDQQHEFYSLTCMMKEGLAAAIQNNINNSATNELSDDDYRLEVTQIHKDFTMETFAGPVFASLRSSSGMTEQEYQQSLCSESCYLQFISNSKSKADFFLTNDKRFFLKTQNKREIQFLLTNLKIYMEHLRKFPHSLLVKFLGVHRIKIPHRSKKYFIVMQSVFYPGDRISARYDIKGCEVSRWTEPAPEGSQIIVVLKDLNFEGQSVILDQQRHWLVRQVEIDTHFLQRLNVLDYSLLLGYQPLHQDERHQSISFATLIIRTKRSVNPGGSRVHAGMAAVPGAVLEEDSSLNGSETGCSYLAPSQAAVASCGGGSISQTGPEPSVPSGDATELPDFRAQNRRLLPNLKNPLHVIDGPEQRYFIGIIDIFTVYSFRKRLEHLWKSLRHPGRSFSTVSPQTYCLRLCHWVQDHSK, from the exons ATGTCAGCAGGCGGGGGTGGCCTGGGGATGTCTGGTCACCGCCAGCGCTCCGGCACGGTCAAGAGGAGGCGTTGGGGAGGTTTGAGGCAGCAGTGGAAGCTTCTGGGCGTTTTTGAGATTGATCAGCAGCACGAGTTCTACAGTCTCACCTGCATGATGAAGGAGGGATTGGCAGCAGCGAttcaaaacaacatcaacaattCAGCTACA AATGAACTGTCAGATGATGATTACAGATTAGAGGTCACTCAGATTCATAAG GACTTTACAATGGAGACATTTGCAGGCCCTGTGTTTGCCAGCCTGCGTAGCTCTTCAGGAATGACGGAGCAGGAGTATCAGCAGTCGCTCTGCTCTGAAAGCTGCTACCTCCAGTTCATCAGCAACTCCAAGAGCAAGGCCGACTTCTTCCTGAC AAATGATAAGCGATTCTTCTTGAAGACTCAGAACAAAAGGGAAATTCAATTCCTTCTGACCAACTTGAAAATCTACATGGAACATCTGAGGAAGTTCCCCCATTCATTGCTCGTCAAGTTCCTAG GTGTTCACAGGATCAAAATCCCACACAGAAGCAAG AAATACTTCATTGTTATGCAAAGTGTATTTTATCCCGGTGATCGGATCAGCGCCAG gTACGACATTAAGGGCTGTGAGGTGAGTCGGTGGACAGAGCCGGCACCAGAGGGGAGCCAGATCATTGTGGTTCTCAAAGACCTCAACTTCGAGGGCCAGTCTGTCATCCTCG aCCAGCAGCGTCATTGGCTGGTGCGGCAGGTGGAGATTGACACGCACTTCCTGCAGAGGCTCAATGTGTTGGACTACAGTCTCCTCTTGGGCTATCAGCCCTTACACCAGGATGAACGCCACCAGAGTATCTCCTTCGCTACTCTCATTATAAGGACCAAAAG ATCTGTGAATCCAGGCGGCAGCCGCGTCCACGCAGGCATGGCTGCTGTCCCCGGGGCCGTCCTGGAAGAGGACTCCTCTCTGAATGGATCTGAAACAGGTTGTAGCTATTTGGCGCCCTCGCAGGCAGCGGTTGCATCATGTGGTGGAGGGTCGATTAGTCAAACTGGTCCAGAGCCTTCGGTGCCGAGCGGTGACGCAACTGAGCTTCCAGACTTCAGGGCCCAAAACAGACGTTTATTGCCCAATCTAAAGAATCCTCTGCACGTCATCGATGGGCCTGAGCAGCGCTACTTCATCGGCATCATTGATATCTTCACAGTTTATAGTTTTAGGAAGAGACTGGAGCATTTATGGAAGAGTCTAAGACATCCAGGCCGGTCCTTCTCCACCGTCAGTCCGCAGACGTACTGCCTCAGATTGTGTCACTGGGTCCAGGACCACAGCAAGTAG
- the dpm2 gene encoding dolichol phosphate-mannose biosynthesis regulatory protein, with product MTCFADQPAGGGRGSERRLIRRFNRKGKKKKNKSRKRQQTEMATGVDQAVGLSLVVFSLLLFTYYSVWVIVLPFVDNDHLLHKYFLPREYSVILPGVAAVILLLCIGAFTAVIMWKNRKPKKVD from the exons ATGACGTGTTTTGCAGATCAACCGGCAGGAGGCGGCAGAGGCTCTGAGCGGCGTCTGATCCGCCGGTTTAACcggaaagggaagaagaagaagaataagagCAGGAAACGTCAGCAAACAGAGATG GCTACGGGGGTGGACCAAGCTGTTGGCCTGAGTCTTGTTGTCTTCAGCCTCCTGCTGTTCACGTACTACTCGGTCTGGGTCATCGTCCTG CCTTTCGTGGACAACGATCACCTCCTGCACAAGTACTTTCTTCCTCGAGAGTACTCGGTCATTCTGCCTGGCGTCGCAGCAGTAATACTGCTCCTCTGTATCG GGGCCTTCACTGCAGTTATCATGTGGAAGAACCGTAAGCCAAAGAAAGTGGACTAA